CGAAGAGATGGTCGCAAGAATTAAAGAACATCAAAAAAGGAGACCGCCGAGCTGGACTACAATCGAGGAACCACTCAATGTCACAGCATTAATTGAAAAAATAGGTCAGCATGACGGAGTTATCATTATTGACTGCCTGACATTCCTGATAACCAATCTTCTTTTTAAAGAATGCTCAGAAGGAAAAGTAAATTCTCAACCCCACCAAAAAGCCCTGGCCGAAGTAGAAAAATTGGCCGAAGCTGTACAGAGTTGCCGTGCCCATGTTATCCTGGTATCCAACGAGGTAGGGCTGGGTCTTGTTCCCCCAAACCCCCAGGGCCGCCTTTTTCGTGATGTAGCCGGGTGGGCCAATCAGATCATGGCAGCAAAAGCGGATAAAGTCTATTTTCTGGTATCCGGTCTAGCAGTAGATCTGAAAACCCTCAATCAAGATCTTCAAAAGGTTATTCTCTTAATTAGATGAGGCAAAAGAAATGGAAGGGAAACAATTTGGAATTCTCTTGCTCGCCATTATTTTGGATCTCCTGATCGGGGATCCCCAGGTTCGA
This window of the Bacillota bacterium genome carries:
- the cobU gene encoding bifunctional adenosylcobinamide kinase/adenosylcobinamide-phosphate guanylyltransferase: MNRGQFFFITGGARSGKSRFAESLASGLEKPVTYIATAEGLDEEMVARIKEHQKRRPPSWTTIEEPLNVTALIEKIGQHDGVIIIDCLTFLITNLLFKECSEGKVNSQPHQKALAEVEKLAEAVQSCRAHVILVSNEVGLGLVPPNPQGRLFRDVAGWANQIMAAKADKVYFLVSGLAVDLKTLNQDLQKVILLIR